The genomic window GGCCCAATAAAAGCAGTTATAGCATTTTTTTGGATGGTCATATTGATATTTTTAAGAACATGATGCGTACCATAAAATACATCTACATTCTTAATATGAATACTTGCAGACTTTTCACTCATTATTTATCTTCTCCCTCTAATGCTTGTGATTTGCCTATTAAATCCACAATAAAGTTAAGTGAAATAATAATTATTATTAAAAATAATGATGCACTAAAAGCTACCTCTGGCATATTCCCTTCTCCTGCTGGTGATGTGTAATAAATATAGGATGTTAGTGTAGAACCAGTACTCGTCAGCGTACTCCACCAGTTTTTGACGCCATACCACGGCTGTACCCCTGTCATCCTTAGTGTTCCTCCAAGGGTAAGCCATACAATAGCAGTATCTCCGATAATACGTCCCATCCCTAAGATAATTGCTGTCACTATACCTTTTTGAGCAGCAGGCAAAAGCACTTTTATAATGGTATATCTTTTACTAGCTCCCATCGCATAGGAGGCTTCTATATATGCATTTGAAACAGCACTAACAGCTTCAATGCAAGTCTTAGTAACATAGGGTAGAATCATAACAGCCATAGTAATACTTGCGACTAAAAAGGATCTTCCAAAAGCTTTTTGGATCCCCTCTACATGATCCACTTTACTGCTTAAAAAAGCAAAAAAGGGATTTGAAAAAATAGCAAGGCCAAAGATGGCAATAACAATAGTCGGAACGCCTGAGAGTACCTCAATAGCAAGCTTAAAAAAATTTGCCATAACTCCTCTTTTAGCATACTGTGTAAGATAAACAGCTGTTAAAAGCCCCCAAGGAAAAGC from Cellulosilyticum sp. I15G10I2 includes these protein-coding regions:
- the pstA gene encoding phosphate ABC transporter permease PstA; translated protein: MKRYLIQNNIYKVLCWMCALIAIAGCFGIIIYIGIEGLEKMNLNFLVTEPNPTFHKEAAGGISTPIIGTLILTVMGTLIAFPWGLLTAVYLTQYAKRGVMANFFKLAIEVLSGVPTIVIAIFGLAIFSNPFFAFLSSKVDHVEGIQKAFGRSFLVASITMAVMILPYVTKTCIEAVSAVSNAYIEASYAMGASKRYTIIKVLLPAAQKGIVTAIILGMGRIIGDTAIVWLTLGGTLRMTGVQPWYGVKNWWSTLTSTGSTLTSYIYYTSPAGEGNMPEVAFSASLFLIIIIISLNFIVDLIGKSQALEGEDK